The genomic interval cacttctccaaatgcaagtaaactctgttgtagattatcatatcagtaaaaccctatgtctgataaatctaggaaactttattcacatagtcatgtttactttccaatgtgttgacggcacaataaacaggatcaagtatgtgaaaagggtttcagatgaatttatacattatgtaaatataatcatgaaataaatcatgtgaaccatgcaacattaaatgttatttctgatctatattaataagtaaatctgattatattgaaatgagttttatttagggcataaaacccaacagagggTGGTTCTACGGAGGTAGAGGAACAAGTGCAGACTTAGTCGAGATCAGGAAGATTTGCCTGCGGTCTGTCGATGAGGACATGACATGTTGAAGTGGGGGAGAGTGTTACGTGCGTGCTAAGATGGTACGTTACAAGCTAAGTGATGcccacaagttggccaagtggtggtGCATGTTGTGGCGCATGCTGGTGGCatgctgatgcttagtttgtatgcaatgacatttttgtaaatatcttcaatattgtccAGATCAGGATGGGACTTTGTCTTCgccatttatttgggtctacaaataGAATGGTGCAATCGGTTTGGCGAAACTATGTGATTTGGTATGCGGTTTGGTCGTATGTCTACAGAGCCAAAATCATGTATGTTCCTGGTGAAGCCTAAAAGCTCAAAATGTTCTTTAAGGGGGTACCCTGGTGTCAGCACTCTACCACCCCTtgcaccttggtgctaagtgagctaATACTAGTCAGTGGGACTAGTAGGGTGGGCATATGAGGACTacgaggggactcatatgtctccatgagttggagtactcatggacattatcAAGCCGACCCGGTAGTGCGTCGAAGAATGCTGCTGGAGGTTCACTGGTACGTTTTCCTTGGCTTGCCCGTATGCCGCTTGCATGGGACGTGGCCTAGATCCTCCAAGAGACGTTGTGGTGCGCCTAGGCCacgagtctcaacacgagatgacacTGGTAGTCATTTGTGGGCTAGTTTGTATGCACGTATGGGACGGATGCACCATGTTGGAAAGAGACAGAGGTCTAGTGTATGTAACTAGTTTGGTGACTTGTCTCGAGGGCCTGCCAACATGTGTGGAGGCATGACGCCTTGAGGATTTGGGccatggacgtatgggagtccttgggcgaCGAGGGAGACTGTTCAGAcagtatcgaatggggcatgatagaAGCGTTGGCACGTTGACTTGGTATTGGCATCTTGCCACACATGTtaccttggtcacgagtgacaaggtgagcgtCGGTGTTGGGATTTGTCTTACCATAGTGGGAACCTATGGACAGTGcgagtatcttggctagagagcctcgatgcgtggatgcactcatggatgcttgcgagcatgactcggcAGGAGTTATTCGAGAGACAGAAGTGTGCACGAGGCACACGGTCGCGCGAAAAATGAGCCTATTGTTACTCGGATGGTTGGAAGGCTAAACTTGGCTTATAGAAGTCAAGGTGCCGCACGGGTGTTCCGCTGCctgaaaaggtgagcccgtgacaCTTGGCATGGTCCAAAGATAAGTGAACCCTAAAAAAAGTGGGCCAAAGAaagttttaataaattaaaaaaaaatggtccttttgtatatgtaatttttttatgtgattttaaatataatttaaactaatatttaGTAATATAAATACATTCCAAACTAATAAATCATTACATAACTTATAAATTTCAATATATTATTGTTATAGTACAAATTTTTTGCCTAAAAATACGAGTACACGCTCGTATAAAAATGACACGTGGACCCAGTTACCGATAGAAAGGATGATGTGTTAATAAAATAGCTCCAGTAGAGCTAACCTCGCTTGATGTGAACTTGGAAGAAGATGCGAGCGAGACAAGGTCTAGTCGCATACTATGCATCGCATAGCTGAAAGAATAAGCAGGACTGGGAGGAGTTAATACTAGTCGCGCATATATCGATTATATGCGATGACCAAGTAAACCTCTCTTACGACTAGTAAAGATTATTTCTTTACATAAGTTTGGTTTGAATGTCTAATGTGTTCAACGACTCGTTAGGGACTCGCGTGTTCCACGTTGTCAATGCATGGAATGTCCGATTATGCGATCATGATGAGCGTAGACATTCAAACGATAGGTTCAAACGCCATTTTTCGAGTACAGCACCGTAGAGCATGCAAGCTCTTATGTTGGAATATGAACGGACAACTTGCGAAGTATAAAGTCGCATACGTTGTTGCACTTAATTCAAGAATGGATGAAATTGTTCTTTATTTATCccttaaatgtttattttgatttaatattatcatttattgtaaAAACAGTTCTAAATCGATCAGCTATATAATCTTAAGGGCTTAAGGGACACTTGCTCTCTATATAAAAGAGTGATCCAAATCAAATAAACTAAGTAGAAATCATTACCAAAAGTGAACTAAGCAGACCAAACtttgactgaaccactataattctcttgTCTTCTTTatttctgtttttatttttgtctATTTAGTATCATGTATCTTGAGTGCTCGCTATTCTAGGTGAGTACTCGCACATCTGCATTTAAGTGttctaattttatttgaatagtCGCATATTTTGTTGTTGTCCAATTTCCTCTGATAACATTTGGCGCTATCTGTGGAAAGAAGTATTTCTAAAGATTTTTAGAGGAGAATTGAGATGGCTATAGATCAGACAAacatgaacaacaataatggaTCTTTCAACGTTGGGACTCTTAATGTTCTTATTTCTAGTAGAGGAACAGCCCCTATTGAGGTCGTTATATGAGGAGTAGGGCGTACCAATGTCACTCCTCTCAATCTATTTCTTGAAATAGCAGGACATGCTGGAGAAACCTCTACATCTGCGGCTACTGTAGCACATTTTCCACCAATTACACTTGTCATTGCATCCAAGGGTATCATTCAACTCACAACCTCACAGTATATGACTATGCAGGAACAAATGCAGACATTACAGGTAGAAATAGCAAGAAGAGACCAAATTTAAGCCTAACGTCCACCATGAATCCCAAATCGACGTCGCAATGATAATCAAGTAACTGATGATACTAAATGTCATAATGAATGTCCTAACAATACTCGTAATTGCAAGGAACATTTAGATGAGAATGGGCAGGAAGGACTCAACCTGAACTAACCCATTTGTGACTCTACACATGGTAGAGGTCCCGTTGCACCTGATGCAAGTCGACAGCCTGGTCAAAGGGAGGAAAGATTACAAGAAGAGGAAGACCCTGAACGACACAACCCACGTAGTCGTGCACAACCACGAACTAAGGTAAATGATGATCAATCTCACTCTTTTTCCTCAAGAAGTGATAGTCATACCCCCAGTATTTATACCATGTTAGGAACAGTCTTTACAAGGATAGGAGGAAGGTatcatgtaacaccctaactagcctaGGCGTGTTATGTGATTTTAAAAcgtattgtgcagctcgttgctaatcaacgaggtttatggaaattgtgattaattaaaattttgctttttaattaaaacttataatattttatacaaaatactcgggatcccgattacaaaatactttacaaaagttaattaattctttacaaattatttgtcgcccagcgactaactacaaaagcgctgctgtctcgaggatcgtacgctccaggcctaactgccccgacatgtacaatcttcatcggctcatcctcacggttcctcaacctttgccttgcccttacctacacataaatatagcactgtgagtcgacagactcagtaagaaaagcataaatcataaaacatacataaatcccgggttgtgatcagacgcccatatccctgaccacaaccctaatccccgtgtcccatacggtactgagtctcgaacgttcgtacgacggtacttttgacagagtaacagcctatactcggtacactggtcatactccagccgctagtcatactctagccttaccgatgtgttacagtatcagcctatactcggtacactagtcatactctagctgctagtcatactctagccttaccaatgtgatacagtcaaatagtacagtaccatcgaccataatatcagcctatactcggtacactagtcatactccagccgctagtcatactctagcctgaccgatgtgatactgtcggatggtacgaagccaacatacatatctaatgtaatctaacaggcttcctaacatgcacgctaaacatgtaaatacatatgcatactgttatactaatcttacctcaattctgaattcaggtgtgccggtcaacctgagtggaacgatttgctcggcgatttacaggctcctaaacgataataatcacaacactgataagtgacacgctaaatcacttcccggggacttaaactagaaactaaaagttccctatcgataaaaagcatggcaataccctaaacaatgcaaaaatgggaagaactagggttcccaatttTTCCCCAACCGATAGACCGGTtctacaaccggaatttcggttctgggaGGAACCCAGaacaccaaccggaattccagttcctacCAGCCatactgaaccggaattccggttcagtgcaggaaacctaaaaattttcatatctcatgaaaatcaaccccaaatcatacAAAACTCTCCAGACCTGCTATATACATCCCAAAGAACAAAACcaaagcaacaaaaccgagcttcaTGCATAAATACACAAactaccattaaagctccaagctttgagttcaaaactcaaacttggttgaATCCCATTAACATGCACTAAAACCTGCTCAATTCACCATGTATCACCATAATGTAACCCCAGAAAACAAACCCAAACATAATCAACAACCACAGCAACTAATACCTCAATTAACCATAaaaaatcatagtttttgagTTAAAAAGATTCAAACTCGATTAATCCATCTAGCATGCATCAAACCTACTTTAATCTAATCAATTTAAACATATAAAAACCACAGCAAACATCCCATAGacccagcagcaacaacaacaaaaaccaAGCATGCAACTATCCATTTTTCctcaaaatttcaagaaaacatcAAGACAAGTTACCAAAAATCTTACCAAGAGTTTGAGCTTACTACAATCTTGAAAATTAGCTTGAAACACAAAGAAAAATCCTAAgattccttgctgctcaaggaggccgaaagagggagagagtttgagagaaaattgtggttttgaaaatttcctttttctttaaactTTGATAAAATGAACAACatagtatttaattaattatctcagccacaaattaataataaatgctgaataaaatatttctaagtccactaaaggacaaaaataCAAATGGAGCAAAATGACAATTTCGCCCCTCCacacaaaataacataaaagggtactaaggggtattttgggaaattctaaattcccgactaatcccgacattcccaatgtctaaataaccgtcccaCTATTCTAACTTACTAAgctgtgattctactgagccaaacaccatgttccatgttgccgggcaccgataatgcaaaattaagaaatttcactatatgacataaaaatgcattcagaattcaaatataacaacataaataattatttaaatatctataaataattttcataattaagtcttatttaactgctaatttccaaattaaactaagcggacTTTACATATCATGTACAGAGAGGCAACTTAAGAGATCGTCTCAACGAAGTGTTTCGAGCCTGATCACAAACTCCAAGGAATCGTAATAATGAGGAAGAACCACGTGATCCCTATTTGGCCGATCAAGGtattgttggatatattttaccaggatctagatttactaacaagtatgtttcattaacatcctaatatgaattctaaaacaatgaaataaacacataagagtttaagaaaaccttacattgggtgcagcggaatataatgactccttccgttcagatctctagcccttgattcctttctgtagcagagcatcaccaagatctgaacctggatctctttctctccttcctttgatgctgaatctccttcttgttggttgattttccatagtcttacacactatgattgagataccacttgatgcaGGGGCAGAGCTGGGACTTGAATGCTAGGGAGgccaaattttaatttagtatcaaataaaatttttgtagtatatatttatattcaatACTAAAATTTATAACGGTTTTTTCTTATGTCGAAaattatctataataaaatgttaaaataaaacaaaaagtactctattatttaaatttctacTCTATATTATCCAAATTAGAAATATTACTACACTTCTACTTAAGGCacacattaaattttaaatgtagaattttttttataaataaaaaatttatatgaataaaataactttaacaTAATCTAACACTTAACTAGAGGAGATTCTAAATCCCAACTTCTACTTTAGGGATCAAAATTATCaacttctatatatatatatatatattgtatatgttatttattattaattttttttatttatatatactttattttataaatatttatatatatagaatgagatttttgaaatatttgagGGAGCCATGGCCACCCTTCTCTTGGCTGTGGCTCCGCCCTtgacttgatgtgtgtgggcactcattcattcactcaaggatttcgaaatttagagaagaaaagaagagagaaggtggcggctagaaatttttctctgaaggaatgagatgtatcatctttttctgaagccatcactacctatttataggtaaccacctaggtttaagttagaattatttggcattaaaataatgaaaaaataaatgataaaagcctacaatagtggccgacctgggctttggataatgggcctcacttatgcaattttgctgttttatcatttctgcatctcattttctgaaaaacgccaattttcaaattcaaccatttaaatgtcaattctaattatttaataactaaaaattaattattaaataatattgtcatttaatatatttattaattagacatataaagtgtcttaattaataaataaacctagaattctcttttctttacaatttcgcccttgcttactgaaaattcataaactagacatagtctaactttagaattataattgattaattaaaatcaattaactgagtcttacaagcagtatggtctcaactagtatggggaccataggtctatatatccgagcttccaataagcagatcaagaatttatatcttaaattcactgatttttatatcttaaattcactgacttattaatttttcgttgaatccacacatagaacttagaattgcactctcagtatatagaacgctcaatatgttccacgatatagacacgtcattagttatccattgttataattctaatgtgatcaatgatcctctatatagatgatttacactgtaaagggattaaattactgtaacaccctacaatgtattttatccttaaaacacttaaccctgtataaatgatatttcagctaagtggaatgagatctccaccatttattttcgtttggttaagctcgaaggaaatcatcatttactttctattcgccagatagaagctatagattccatatttatgttagcgctcccactcaattgcactaccgtgttcccaaaatgtacgtatcaccctgacccaaaagtaggcttaactaacaaatcaaagaacacgaataacactcttgagattgaacctaatcatatcaggattaagatcatttgatctaggatcaacaggtgatattgaattgaatagatattacggtaaattctaatatatctaatcaaagttcaatatcgatcccttccgatgtatactccatacatccgatgctggtaaactttgcaaatgtcctgaaaaggacataacacttatccaaggtgtaagaatacctatcgctgattataccatgtcagtctaaatccagtgttctgacaaatcagggaataaaccttcgaacatataattaagattatattccactgtgttgacaacactataatcattaacaaattgatatgttctggacttaaatagaattcatacattatgtacatataatcatgaaataaatcatgtgaaccatgcaacattaaatgttatttctgacaaGAGCGTCATCGTGGGGGTGTTCTAATTCAGAGGCTTCCCCTTGGTTAAATGATAAGAGCACGTCAGGGCCATCGCTGTCAATTAACGTCATAGCCCTTACCGATTGGACCCGTCGGGCGTGTGCCATCGAAGCTCGCACTGAATTCCTGCTCAGGTCTGACCCTCCCGAGATTACATTTACGGTTTTCTTAATGTACGGTGGAGGGGACTGATCCTGGCTTTTGTTACTTCCCCGTTGGATGTGAAGTGCGGCGTTCGAAACGAGGCAGTCCCGGAAGAATCCTTCTTTCACCAGACGGTTGACCTCTATCTTCAACTGCCTGCACTCGTAGGTTGCGTGACCGTGCTCTCCGTGAAAGGCGCAATATCGCCCCTTATCCCTCTTGCCGGGGTCAGTGGCCATTCTTGGGGGCCACTTGGTTTCCTTCAATCCCCGCAGTCGTCTTATCAACTCAGTTGAGGTAATGGTCATCCGTGGTAGCTCCTCTTCTCCCCGTTGGGCGTGTGGCTGCCCCGCCTCACCCATACTTACCATTACTGTCCCTCGGGTGTTCCTTTCATTGGCCGAGCGGTTGTCAGTTCTATTATGAGGCGGTACAGCTGGTGTCCGGTTCTTAGATTCGAAGAGGAAAGTATCTCCTGATGACAAGGTTTCACGCGACACTTCCTCATTGTGTCGTTTCTCTTCTACTTCCAAGGCCACATATCCTCTTGCCATGGTTAGAGCCCTTGTGAGGGACAGGCCAGGTTCCACTATTATCGCCTTCTTTAATTCTGAACCGTGTATCAATCCTTGCATTAATGCTTTTGTTGCCACTGAATCGGTGCATTTCGGGATACTGACGTATTCTTCGCTAAATCTGTTGATAAAATGTTCCAGAGGTTCATCGAGCCGCTAGTGTATTAACATTAGGTCCGTATCCACCTTGGCGGTCCGCACACTTATCACGAAATTGGCCTGGAATCTCAGGATAAGATCCTGGTATGAATTTACTGTGCAAAATGGTAGGTTGTGGAACCAACGTAGAGCGGGTCCTCTCAATCCTTGC from Cannabis sativa cultivar Pink pepper isolate KNU-18-1 chromosome 4, ASM2916894v1, whole genome shotgun sequence carries:
- the LOC133036807 gene encoding uncharacterized protein LOC133036807, which codes for MGVHSEWARMEGSTLSPFGNHILRVEAPQRYVAPRLPEYNGTGDPSEYVCQFEQKMLTVSVPLEDLEAIKFSEEYVSIPKCTDSVATKALMQGLIHGSELKKAIIVEPGLSLTRALTMARGYVALEVEEKRHNEEVSRETLSSGDTFLFESKNRTPAVPPHNRTDNRSANERNTRGTVMVSMGEAGQPHAQRGEEELPRMTITSTELIRRLRGLKETKWPPRMATDPGKRDKGRYCAFHGEHGHATYECRQLKIEVNRLVKEGFFRDCLVSNAALHIQRGSNKSQDQSPPPYIKKTVNVISGGSDLSRNSVRASMAHARRVQSVRAMTLIDSDGPDVLLSFNQGEASELEHPHDDALVRNNI